TTGCCTGCCCAGGCCGTGTGCCTGCGCCTCGGGCGCTACGGCCAGCATGCTCAGGTAAAGATAGTTGCCCTGATTTTCGAGGTATACGCAGCCGGCTGGCTGGCCATTAAGCTCAGTCTTGAGTAGCACAGCGGCCGGGGCGGCCAGCATTTCCAGCAGCGTTTCTACGTCGATGCGCGGGCCTTCGAGCAGGTGGCCTTCGGTGGTCCAGCCGGCCTGGCTAGCCTCGCTGCGGTAGGCGCGGTTGATGAGCGTAGCCAGGGCCGGCGCGTCGGCCGGGGTGGCGGGGCTGAAGGTAGGAGCGGGTTTTTCCACGTCGCAAAGGTAGCCGGCGGGGTAGGTGCGGGCCAGGTGGCCAGCCCAGCCTATCCAAACGAAACCGATAGCTGACGCAAAAAACTGCGCGCTAGCTTGCGGTCCCACCGATTTAACTACCTCTGTTTCATGCTCCGCACCCTTGCCGCTTGCCGGCCGGCCCTGCTGCTGGCCGCCCCGCTCGCCCTGGCCGCCTGCCAAAGCCAGCCCACCCAAACCACCAGCCCGCCCGCCGCCGGCACCCCGGCCACCACTGCTACTGACTCGGCCGGCACCAAGCCCAAGTACCTGGCCAAGCCGCTCATTAGCAGCATTTACACCGCCGACCCGTCGGCGCACGTCTTCAACGGCAAGATTTACATCTACCCCTCGCACGACATTGAGGCGGGTATTCCGGAAAATGACAAGGGCGACCACTTCGCCATGCGCGACTACCACATCCTGTCGATGGATAGCGTGGGCGGCAAGGTCACCGACCACGGCATAGCCTTGGATATCAAGAATATCCCCTGGGCCGGCCGCCAGCTGTGGGCGCCCGACGCGGCGTTTAAGAACGGCACCTACTACCTGTACTTTCCGGTGAAGGACAAGCAGGACGTGTTTCGCATGGGCGTGGCCACCAGCCCGTCGCCCACCGGTCCGTTCAAGGCCGACCCGGCGCCCATCGCGGGCAGCTATAGCATTGACCCGGCCGTGTTTACGGATACCGACGGCAAGGCCTACATGTACTTTGGTGGCCTCTGGGGCGGCCAGCTTCAGCGCTGGAAAACCGGTACTTACGACGCCAACGCCCCCGAGAAAAAGCCCGATGGCAACGAGCCCGCCATCGGCCCGCGCGTGGCCCAGCTCAGCGCCGACATGAAGCACTTTGCCGGCCCGGTCAAAGAAATTAAAATCGTGGATGAAGCCGGTAAGCCCCTGCTGGCCAGCGATACCAAGCGGCGCTTCTTCGAGGGCGGCTGGCTGCACAAGTACCAGGGCAAGTATTATTTCTCGTACTCGACCGGCGACACCCACCTGCTGGTGTACGCCGTGAGCGACTCGCCCACCGGCCCCTTTACCTACAAAGGGGTTATTATGAACCCCGTGCAGGGCTGGACCACTCACCACTCCATCGTCGAGTTTAAGGGCAAGTGGTACATTTTCTACCACGACACCGAACTCAGTAACAAGACCTGGCTGCGCAATGTGAAAGTGACCGAGCTTAAGCGTACCCCCGACGGCAGCATCGTCACAATTAATCCGTGAGAGATTAATGTATAATAAATAAAGAACGCCCTGCTCATCTGGCGTCCGCTTGTCGAAGCATCTCTACCGCTTCGACAAGCGGACGCCAGATGAGCAGGGCGCTTTTTTTCTTTCCTTATCCCTACTTAAACTAGCACCTCGCTAGCCTGCACAAAGCGCACGCCCTGCGCCAGCAGGTCGGCCTTGGCGGCGGCGATACTTCCGGCTGAAATCCCGCGGCTAGCGTCTTCAATCACCGCTACCTCAAAGCCTTCGCTGCGCGCGTCCTTGGCCGAAAAATACACGCAGTAATCGCTGGCTAGTCCCGCCACGAATACCTGCGTGATGCCACGCGCCCGCAGGTAGGCACTCAGGCCGGTGGCGCGGCGGTGGCCGTTGTCAAAAAAGGCGCTGTAGCTATCCAGCTCAGGGTCAGTGCCTTTGCGGAAGATGGCTTCCACGCGGTCGAGGCTCAGGCCGGGGTGCAGCTGGGCGCCGGGCGAGCCCTGCACGCAGTGGTCGGGCCACAGGCGCTGGGGCAGGCCCTGCCACGCTATTTCGCTGAAAAGGTCGTGGCCGGGGTGGGTGCTGGCAAAGCTGCGGTGCCCGGCCGGGTGCCAGTCCTGCGTTGCCACCACCAGGTCGAAGCGCGGCTGCAAGCCGTTGAGCAGCGGCAAAATGGCATCCCCTTCAGCCACGGCTAGCGCCCCGCCGGGCAGGAAATCGAGTTGAAAATCGATGAGCAGCAGGCAAGTCATAGGTTAATAGGAATAAGTAGCGGCTAATAAAAGAACGGCCTGCTCATCTGGCGTCCGCTTGCGGAAGCATCCCTCCCGCGCCGCTAAATAAGTGACCCTAGCGGCCAGCGGCGCGAGCGAGATGCTTCGCGGGGCTCAGCAGGACGTTCTCTAAGTATTAATCGTCAGTTCAGCTTGAGCACCTGCGCCGAGTGGGCCCGCACCTGCTGCGTAAGCGCTGGATTATCAGCCAAATGCTGACCAAAAGACGGCACCAGCCGGCGAAATGTGGCCTGCCACTCGGGCGAGGCGGCGTGCTCAGGAAAGCAGCGCTGCACTAAATCGAGCATAATGCTAACGGCCGTGCTCGCCCCCGGCGAGGCCCCCAGCAGCGCCGCGATGGAGCCGTCGGCGGCCGTCACGACCTCGGTGCCAAACTCCAGCACGCCGCCTTGCTTTTTGTCTTTTTTGATGACCTGCACGCGCTGGCCGGCTGCTTCGAGCTGCCAGTCTTCGGGCCGGGCCTCGGGGTAATACTCGCGCAGGGCCGCGATGCGCTGCTCGGGCGTTTGGAGCACCTGCCCGATGAGGTATTTGGTGAGCGGAATATTACGCGCCCCGGCATAAAGCAGCGGCCGGATGTTACCCAGTTCAATTGAGCGAAACAGGTCGGTGTACGAGCCTTTTTTCAGAAACTTGGTGCTGAAGCCGGCATAGGGGCCAAACAGCAGCTCCTGGTGGCCGTTTATCTGACGGGTGTCGAGGTGGGGCACCGACATGGGCGGCGAGCCCACGGCGGCCTTGCCATATACCTTGGCATCGTGCCGGGCAATGACCTCGGGCTGCGTGCATTTCAGCCACTGCCCGCTCACCGGGAAGCCGCCAAAGCCGTTGGCCTCGGGAATGCCCGACTTTTCGAGCAGCGTGAGCGAGCCGCCGCCCGCCCCGATAAACACGAAGCGCGTGTACACCTTGCGGCTTTTGCCGGTAGCCCGGTCCCGGATTTTAACGCGCCAGAGCCCGCCCTCCTTGCGGCGCAAATCCTCGATTTCCTGCCCTAGCTCGAAGCTGACGCCCGGCTGCTGGCGCAGGTTGTCAAACAAGGCGCGGGTGAGGGCGCCAAAATTAACGTCGGTGCCGATGGCCATGCGCGTGGCCGCCACGGGCTGGCTAGGGTCGCGCCCGGCCATCACCAGCGGCGCCCAGCCGGCAATTTCGGCCGGGTCGGTGCTGAACTCCATGCCCGCAAACAGCGGCGAGCCCAGCAGGGCTTCGTAGCGCCGGCGTAGGTACTCCACATTGGCCTCGCCCCACACGAAGCTGATGTGCGGAATGCTATGGATAAAATAGTGCGGGTCAGGCAGCTTGCTTTCTTCTACCAGGCTGGCCCACAGCTGCTTGCTCAGCTCAAACTGCTCGGCAATTTTATCGGCCTTGGCGATATCAACGCTGCCATCGGGGCGCTGGGGCGTGTAGTTGAGCTCACAAAAAGCCGAGTGGCCGGTGCCGGCGTTGTTCCAGGCGTCGGAGCTTTCGGCGGCCACCGCGTCGAGGCGCTCGTACACGGCCAGGGTAAGGCTAGGGTCAAGCTCTTTAAGCAATACACCGAGCGTGGCACTCATGATGCCCGCGCCAATGAGCACAATATCAGCAGTCAGCGGCTTGGTAGAAGAAGTTTTTAAATCCATAAAAAGCAGGGAAATAGCGCGGGCTACGGTAAATTTGCCGCAGCAAGTTGCTGCGCGCTAGCGGCTATAAAGAAAAATGACCAGCAGAACCTTTACTAAAGCCAGGAATTGCGCCGGGGCGTTGAGCAAGGATGAAAAGTGAACCAGGGGGTTGTTACAGTATCGTCTACATCAGTACGGCCATTGCCGATTTTAGGGAGGCGGACTTGTTGCAACTGCTAAAGCAGGCGCGGGGTTTCAACGAGCAGGCCGGCATCACGGGCGTGCTTATGTACAGCGGCGGCCGCTTCATACAGGTGCTGGAAGGCTGCCCGGCGGCCGTGCGGCGCCTTTTTGCCCGCATCGCGGCCGACCCCCGCCACGGCTGCCTCGAAAAGCTGGCCGACGGCCGGGTGCCCCAGCGTGAGTATAAAGAGTGGTACATGAGCTTCGCACCCCCGCCCACCGCTGCCGATTGGCGGCAGCTACCTGGCTACCTCACCCCGCCTCAGCTCGTACTCGCGGGCCTGGGCACCGCCACGCAGCCGCTGCTCAGCGAGTTCCTGGCCGCCAGTACTGAAATGGTGCTAGTGTAGCTGCTGAGCTGAGCCAAACGAGAATACCTGCCGCCGCTCCCAGGGGCCACCCCGGTAGGCCCACAGTGCCAGCCCCGTACCCTGCGCGGTGAAGGGCCGAAAGCCAGCGCTTAGCTCGGCTAGAAGGGTTCGCGCTACGGCGGGCTCCACCTTATTTTGCACCGTAATGTGGGGGCGCAGGCCCTGCTGGTCCTGGGCCGAAAGCCACGGCTGCCACCGTTGCTGCAGGCGCCGGTGCAGGGCCGGCAACTCAGGATTTTCGAGGGTATACAGCACGCCCCGGCCCATAAACTTCAGGCCCGTTACGGCTAGCGGCAGCGGCGCCGGCTGGCTAGCCGCTGCTTCGGCTAGGTAGGCGCAAATAGCCGTTTCCTCGCTGCCCGGCAGGGCATGAAACAGCGTGAGGTGGGCGTTGAGGTAGTTGATTTTGGGCGGAAAATACTTTTTGCGCTGGGCATCGAAAAAGGCCTGGCTAGCCTCGTCGAGGGTGAGCGTAAGAATGAGTGGGGCAGGGGAGAAGTTGGACACTGAAAGAGGAGGGATAAACTGGTGCAGGACGCTAACGAGCCAGGTAAAAAAAGCTGCTAACCGGCCTTAAAAACCAACTCAAATCGACTTATTACGCAGCCAGGCTTGTTGGGTACGTAATGCAGACCAACCTCTTTTTGCCCGTTCTCAATGCGCCCGAAATAGCCCGGCCGCTAGCCCTCCCGGAGGCCGCTGCGCCGCGCACCCACGGTGCCAAGCTGTGGCTGCCGCAGCGCGTGCTGTTCACGCCCGATGCCTTGCAGGAAGCCTATGGCCAGCAGATTCTGGCCCGTGCCCAGGCCCTGAACTTGCCCATTGAGCGGCTGAAAAGCAACCGCCTTACCGGCCTGCGCGGCGCCGACGAGCGCGCCACCTACCGCACCGCCAAAACTACCCTGGCCGTGGTAAACGCGCCGGCCGGCGCACTGCGCCTCCAGCCCACGCCGCCCTCGGCCGACTACCAGCTCAACTTGGCCGAAGGCTGCCCGGCGCACTGCCAGTACTGCTACCTGGCCGGCAGCCTCAGCGGCCCGCCCGTGGTGCGCGCCTTCGCCAACCTGCCCAAGCTGCTCGCCAACACGCAGGCCTACGAGCGCGCCGGCCGCCCCGTGAGCTTCGAGGCTAGCTGCTACACCGACGTGCTGGGCATCGAGCACCTCACCGGCGCGCTGGCCGAAGCCGTGCGCTACTTCGCTAGCCGTGAGGGTGGCCGCCTGCGCTTCGTGAGCAAGTACGACCACGTGGAAAGCCTGCTGGGCCTGCCGCACCACGGCCACACCCGCGCCCGCGCCTCGCTCAATGCCGAGCCCCTGGTCCGGCAGCTCGAAGGCGGCACGGCCAGCATCGAGGCCCGCATTCAGGCGCTGCGGCGGCTGGCGCTGCCGGTGGCCCAAGGGGGCGGTGGCTACCCAATAGGCGTGGTGCTGGCGCCCATTATGCCCCTGCCCGACTGGCAGCAGCACTACGGCGCGCTGCTCGACCGCCTGCAAGCGGCCCTCGATTTCGACTGCGACCTCACCGTGGAGTTTATCACCCACCGCTTCACGCCCGGCTCGAAGGAAGTGCTGCTTGGTTGGTACCCCAACACGAGCCTCGACCTCGATGAAAGCACCCGCGCTGTGAAGCGCAACAAGTTCGGCGGCCTCAAGTACGTTTATGACCTGCCCACGATGAAGGAATTGAAAGCCTGGTTTTATAGCGAATGGCAGCGGCGCTTTCCGCACGCGCCGGTGCAGTACTGGACGTAGGCGTATAGCTTCGCTCTACACTTAGCTTAATAGTTAATGTTACTCAGTGATTTTTGGGCGCAGCAGCAGTTTAGTTATTTAGTTACCTATTCGTTTCAGCGAGGCCCGAAGTTGATAGCCTTGAAAAAGCAACTTCAGCAGGAGCTTGTAACAGCTCGCTATATGCGGCGAGCTGCTATTCAAAGGCAGATAGATGAATTGAAGCGGCCTTCCTTAACGCTGACAAAAGGGCTGGGACCTGTGCATTCAACGGCTACCGCCGTAGCACGGCTAGCTGCTGGCTCGGTTGAAGCACAGCAATTATCCTATGAGTTGCAAATATCCACTAAACAGGAGTGGTATGCTATGTGCACCCCTATCTATCGCGATGCCCTTGCTTTTTACAACGAAGCCAATGAATTAATAAGTATCCTGAATATATACTTTCATTGCTGCTTTATGTGTACCGACCAACTGGAAGCGGTTGAAGCCGATATGGCTACTTATGATATTCTACGGGCGTTTTTAATTCGGCTAGGTTGTACGGACAATTATCTTTGCGTTCGTGAGCAATCTGGATGAAATCAGTGACCGTGCTTGGACCGCTTTGGCCCCACATTTATCGGGCAAAGCGGGCGACGTGGGCCGAACAGGCGTCGATAACCGACTCTTTCTCAACGCCGTGTTCTGGGTGGCGCGCCACGGCTGCGCCTGGCGTGCACTGCCGGCCCGCTTTGGCAAACACGACACGTTGCGCAAACGCAGCCGGCGCTGGGCCCAAAAAGGCATTTGGCAACGCTTGTTCGAAGCCGTGCAGGAACCAGACCTGGATTGGGTGATGCTTGATTCGACCGTGGTGCGGGCCCACGCGCAGGCGGCGGGCAGCCGAAAAAAAGCCGCGTCGGCGACGAAGCCCTCGGCCGCAGCCGCGGCGGGCTGACGACCAAAATCCACGCCCTCGTCGACGCGCTGGGTAACCCGTTGCGCGTGGTGCTCGGTCCCGGCCAGCAAGCCGATTGTCGACGCGTAGCGGAACTGCTGCCGGCCGCTGAGGGTACCAGCAACGTGCTGGCAGACAAAGCCTACGATACGGACGCCGTACTCGCCAGCGTGGCCGCCCTCGGTGCCCAAGCGGTGATTCCCAGCAAAAAGAACCGCCTCGTCCAACGCGTGATTGACCGAAATCTGTACCGCGACCGCAACAAAGTCGAGCGCTTTTTTAGTCGCCTCAAGCAGTTTCGCCGGCTGGCCACGCGCTATGATAAAACGGCCAGCAGCTTCTTAGGAATGGTGCATTTCATCTCAGCACTCTTGTGGCTTCGCTAATTGTCCGTGCAACCTAGGCCATTCTATTACAGATAACGAGTAAATCCTTACCACTAGCACCCGCACCGAAAATCCGGATACTCAATAAAGCCCGGCGCGGGTGTATCATCGATGCGGATGATGTGGTCGAGGCGCACTTCCTCGCCCGAGGCTAGCTGGGCAAACTCGACGTGGTCGCGCACGAAGAAGGTTTTGAAGGTGGCCGGGCCCTGGCAGAGCTGGCGCAAGTCGTTGAAGTACTGCAAATACACTTGCTTCTTGCGGGTGGCCAGGGCTTCCAGCTCATCGTAAAAGCTGCAGGCAACGGGTTGATAATCGGGAGCCATAATAAAAATGAACGGGGCGACAGTAGATTGCCAAATGCCGTCGCCCCAGTAAAAGTTGTGCGGCGTGGGGCTAGCCCCGCGCCTGTCGCTTTCGCAGCCAGAGCCAGGCGCCGGCGGCTACCAGCGCGGCCACGCCGGCCACCAGGGCCGCCTGCGGCACTTTTGGCTGCTCCGGTGCGTGCCGGGCCACTACGCTATCCTGGAAGGGCTGGCCGCTGGTGGCTGCCAGAATAAGGCGAGTAGCTTCGGCGGGCTGGTCCCACTGCGGGAAGTGGCCGCAGTGGTCGAACCAATAGAGGCGGGCGTCGGGAAATTTCGCCAGGGCCCGCGGCGCCTGGCTGGGCACGCATACCTTATCCTGCCGCCCCCAGCCAATAACCAGCGAGCCTGGTATCGAGCCCTTGGGCGCACCCTGCTGCACCTCGCCATAGGCCAGGTTATAGAGCAGCTCATCAAAGGAGGGCGCGTGGGCAAAGCTGCGCATCTCATCCAGCGCCGCGCGGGCCGGAATCTGCCACGGGTGGGCCGAAAACTGCGCAAACAGCAGCGTGCGCGTCACCGCATTGCCAGTAAGCAAGGGCATGGCGGGCTGCAAGGCGCGCACCAGCCTGGTTGATAGGTCCACGCTGTGGTAGAAAACCGGAATCTCCCAGCCCTGCCAGAAGCCGCCCGGGTCGAGCGACACTACCGCCCCCAGCACGCCGCCGCGCCGGGCCAGCTCCAGCACCAGGCGCGCGCCCATCGAGCTGCCTGCCGCGTCGATGCCCAGCAGGTCGTGCCGACGCAAAAACTCGGTGAGCGCGTCGGCTAGGGTACCAATGGTTACCGGCCCACGCAGCGGCGGCGTGTCGCCAAAGCCGGGCAGGTCCACGGCAATTACCTCGCGCTCCTGAGCTAGCCCGTCCAGAATAGTTTGCCACGAGCGCCAGCTGCCGCCAATGCCGTGTACTAGCAGCAGCGGCTTACCGGTGCCGCGCCGGATGAAGTTCATTTCCATAAGAGTAAGGCAAGCGAAAATAAACCGGACTACTACCATGTACCCGGCCATCATCGTATACGCAAAACCGCCCCCGGCCGCTAAAGCACCACCATCAGCGGCCTTAAGTAACGCGCAACTGGTCCCGCGCAGCAAATTCAACGTACCTTTACGGCACAAAAGGCAAATCGCCACGTTTCAGTACCGTTAGGGTAGTTCGCTACATTAATCACACAGGTTCGCTGCTGCTTGCTTTATCACCCCATTTTTTCCCTAGCATCATGCAGACAGGAACCGTAAAATTCTTCAACGAAACCAAAGGCTTCGGCTTCATCAAAGTAGACAGCACCGGCGAGGACGTATTCGTCCACGTAACCGACCTCGTGAACGAGATTCGCGAGAACGACAAAGTGCAGTTTGAAATCGCCCAGGGCAAAAAAGGCCCGAACGCCGTTAAAGTATCGCTGGTGTAGCTTTAAGCCGCCTCAGTTAGTAAAAGGCCCCGCTAGCACGCTAGCGGGGCCTTTTTTTGATTTCTGGCTAGTAGAGCAGGGCGCGCGATTACCCCGTACTTTGGCAGTGCCAATCAGGCGCTTCGCTCTATGAGCCAACCTGCTACTTTGCCATTGCCCGGCCCGGCGGCCCCTAGCGAGGCCGCGGCCCGCCCCCGCGTGCTGGCCATCGATGTGGTGCGCGGCCTGGCCATGATACTCATGGCCATCGACCACATTCGGGAGTTTTGGTGCGCCACGCCGGTGCGGCCCGAAGACGTAGCCCAGGCCCCGGCGGCGCTGTTTCTGACGCGCTGGGTTACCCATTTTTGTGCGCCCACGTTCGTGTTTCTGGCGGGCGTCAGTATTTTTTTATACCAGCAAAAGCAGCCTAGCCGGAGCGCGGTCAGCCGGTTTTTGCTCACGCGCGGGCTGTGGCTGGTCATGCTGGAGCTGGTGGTAATTAATTTTTTGCTGCAGTGGGGCTATCCGCTGCTGGTGCTCGAAGTAATCTGGGTGCTGGGCTGGAGCATGGTGCTGCTGGCGGGTGCCATTTGGCTGCCGCGCTGGCTGCTGGCTAGCCTGGCACTGGTCTTCCTTTTTGGGCAGCACCTGCTGCCCACCATTCAGCCCGTAGATACCCGCCACCTGGGCGGGGCCTTGCTCTACGATAGTCCGTTTTTAGTGGCGCTGCACCCCGTGCCGGTTTTGGCGGCCTACACCATCCTGCCCTGGGCGGCCGTGATGGCCGCCGGCTACGTGGCCGGGCCCTGGTTTTGGGCTGCGCCGGCCCGGCGCACGCGCTGGCTAGGCCTGGCGGGCGGGGCCGCGCTGCTGTTTTTTGCGGGCCTGCGCGCCACCAATTGGTACGGCGACCCCTCGCCGTGGAGCGTGCAGCCGCGCGGGGCCGGCTACACGCTGCTCTCGTTTCTGAACGTCACCAAATACCCGCCGTCGCTGCTGTTTCTGGGTCTCACGCTCGGCGGGGCGCTGGTGCTGCTGGCGGTGGCCGGCCGCCTGCCTAGCCGCCTCAGCAGTTGGCTGAGCACGTATGGGCGGGTGCCGCTCTTTTACTTTGTGCTGCATTTTATGCTGATTAGCGGCGGGGCGTATGCGTGGACGCGCTTGGCTTTTGGGCACGCCATCAACCTGTCGTTTGCCGCCGTAAAAGACTGGCCGTCCGCTTATCACCCCAGCCTGCCGCGCCTGTATGTGGTGTGGGTGTGCGTGGTGGCCATCATGTACTGGCCCTGCCGCTGGTACCAGGGCTACAAGCAGCGGCACTCGTACTGGTGGCTGTCGTATCTGTAAACGGGCTAGCCTGGCAGCGCGGTGCATCTTTGCAGCTCACTTCTCTTTCGCCATGACCATCCCGATTTACCAGGTTGATGCCTTTGCCCGCCGGCCTTTCACCGGCAACCCGGCCGCCGTGTGCCCGCTCGACGAGTGGCTGCCCGATGCCACCATGCAGCAGATAGCCGCCGAAAATAACCTGGCCGAAACGGCCTTTTTCGTGCCGCTGCACGGCCAGGCGGCCGATTTTCACTTGCGCTGGTTCACGCCCACTTTCGAGATTGACCTCTGTGGCCACGCCACCCTGGCCAGCGCCCACGTGCTCTGGAACGAGCGCGGCTATACCAAGCCCGAAATCACTTTCCACAGCAAAAGCGGCCTGCTGAAAGTGCGCCGCGAGGCCGATGGCAAGCTGGTGCTCGACTTTCCGAGCCGCCCGCCGCGCCCGCTGGCCCTGGCCGAGCACCCCGAGGTGCTGCTGCGCTCGCTCGGCCCCGGCGCGGCCACGCCGCTGGCCGTGCTGGCCTCGCGCGATTTGGTGGTCGAGTTTGCCCACGCCGACGAGGTGCTGGCCCTCAAGCCCGACTTCGCCGCGCTCATCGACCTAGGCTACATCGGCCTCATTGCCACGGCGCCGGGCACGGGCGGCGTCGATTTTGTGTCGCGCTTTTTTGCCCCCGAAGTGGGCGTGCCCGAAGACCCCGTTACCGGCTCGGCGCACAGCACGCTCATCCCGTTCTGGGCCGAGAAGCTGGGTAAAACCGACCTGTTTGCCCGCCAGGAGTCGGCGCGCGGCGGTGAGCTGTGGTGCCGCCTGCGCGGCGACCGCGTGGACATTGGTGGCTACGCCGTCACGTTTTTGCGCGGCGACGTGCAGCTATAGCGGCCAGCAGGCACCAGCTGATAAGGTTGGTTGTTTGGTAATGAGCTGATTGATAACAGTATAAACGGTATCGGGGATGATTTATGAGTATAAAAAAATGAGTTAAGCTGGACTTTGTGGCTAGCCAGGAGGCTGATTCTACGTGCTATTTTCGTGAGGATTGGCTACTTACAAGCTCGGGCGCTAGTAGCTTGCAGTGGTATGCACTGGAGCCAGGCTCTGGTGTAGTGCGCTACGTACTCTGCTTTTTCCACACGATGCCTACTACTGCCTGTCTCAACTGCATCATTGTTGACGATAATGAAATCAACCGGCTCACGCTCGAGCACCTCGTAGACCTGACGCCCGAGCTGAAGCTGGTGGCCTCGTTGCCGGGCGGGCTCGAAGCGCTGGCGTTTTTCCGGGGCGGCGGCCGCTGCGACCTCATCCTGCTCGATGTGGAGATGCCCACCCTCACGGGCCTCGAGCTAGCCAAGCTGCTGCCCCGGCCCGCGCCGGCCATTGTGCTGGTGACTACGCACCGCGACTTCGCCGTGGCGGCTTTTGAGCTGCAAGTGGTTGATTATCTAGTAAAACCAGTGGAGTTTGCACGGTTCAGCCAGGCCATCGGCAAGGTGCAGGCCCAGCGGCCGGCCGTGCTCCCCGCGGCCAAAATCCCTGAGCCGGCCGCCGACCTGTTCGTGAAAGTGGGCACCAAGACTATTAAAATCAACTTCGACGAGGTGCTCTACATTGAGGCTCTTTCGACGTATTCGGTGATAGTAACCACTGCCCAAAAGCACATCGTATACCTCACCCTCAAGGCCCTGATTGAGCGGCTGCCCTTCGCCCACTTCGTGCGGGTGCACCGCTCCTACATCGTAAATATGCGCCGCATCGAGGCCATCGAAGACAACATGCTCAAGCTGGGCCCCTACGAGGTGCCGGTAGGCAAGTCGTACCAGGATGAGTTTACCCGCCACCTACGCAGCTTGTGAGGTAAGGTAGAACGAGGAATCGAGAATTATCGCTTGTGTAATTCGTTATTCCTCCATGCTACCTTGTTCCTTCAGAGGCAGTTCCTGCGGCAGGGCGGCCAGGGCGCGCTGCACCTGGCTAGCCAGGTGGGCGGCGGCGGCGGGCAGATGGAGCAGGTCGGCGGCGGCTTCGAGCTGCAGCACGGCATTGGCCACGCCGGGCACGCCCACCGATTCAAGGCTGGGCTTGATGTGGTGCGTGATTTTGGCGGCATCGTCCCAGCGGCCGGCGGCGGCGGCGGTGCGCAGCTGGGCCAGGCTGTCGGGAATATTGCGCAGAAAAGAGTGGATGATTTTCACCACAAACTCTTCGCGGCCCCGCGCCAGGGTGCGCAGCTTGCTCAGGTCGTAGGCTTGCGCCGGGGCGGGGGCGGGCAATTGCTGCACCAGGGTGCGGTACACGTCTTCTTCCTCAAACGGCTTGGCTAGGGTGGCATTCATACCGGCGGCCAGGTAGCGGTCGCGGTCGGCCCGGAAGGCATTGGCCGTGAGGGCCACGATGGGCAGGTTGGCCCGCGCCGGGTCGGGCAGCGCCCGAATGGCCGCCGTGGCATCGAGGCCGTTGAGGCCGGGTAGCTGAATATCCATCAGCACCACGTCGTAGAGCTGGGGGGCGTCGCGCACGCGCTGCACGCCGGCCCAGCCATCTTCGGCCTCCTCCACCACGGCGCCCCAGCCCTCGAACAGCAGGCGCGCCACGGTGCGGTTTATTTCGTTGTCTTCGACCACCAGCAGGCGGCGGCCGCGCAGCGCGCCAGTGTCGTAGGCATCGAGGGCGGGCTGGGCCGGCGCGGGCGCGGCGGCCTTGGGCAGCGTGAGCACAAAGGC
The genomic region above belongs to Hymenobacter sp. BRD128 and contains:
- a CDS encoding GNAT family N-acetyltransferase, whose product is MEKPAPTFSPATPADAPALATLINRAYRSEASQAGWTTEGHLLEGPRIDVETLLEMLAAPAAVLLKTELNGQPAGCVYLENQGNYLYLSMLAVAPEAQAHGLGRQLLGAAEAHARQAGCRAIKMSVLALRSELLAWYERQGYQRTGASEPFPDTIRFGRPRQPLTLLTLEKAL
- a CDS encoding glycoside hydrolase family 43 protein, which translates into the protein MLRTLAACRPALLLAAPLALAACQSQPTQTTSPPAAGTPATTATDSAGTKPKYLAKPLISSIYTADPSAHVFNGKIYIYPSHDIEAGIPENDKGDHFAMRDYHILSMDSVGGKVTDHGIALDIKNIPWAGRQLWAPDAAFKNGTYYLYFPVKDKQDVFRMGVATSPSPTGPFKADPAPIAGSYSIDPAVFTDTDGKAYMYFGGLWGGQLQRWKTGTYDANAPEKKPDGNEPAIGPRVAQLSADMKHFAGPVKEIKIVDEAGKPLLASDTKRRFFEGGWLHKYQGKYYFSYSTGDTHLLVYAVSDSPTGPFTYKGVIMNPVQGWTTHHSIVEFKGKWYIFYHDTELSNKTWLRNVKVTELKRTPDGSIVTINP
- the pncA gene encoding bifunctional nicotinamidase/pyrazinamidase, producing the protein MTCLLLIDFQLDFLPGGALAVAEGDAILPLLNGLQPRFDLVVATQDWHPAGHRSFASTHPGHDLFSEIAWQGLPQRLWPDHCVQGSPGAQLHPGLSLDRVEAIFRKGTDPELDSYSAFFDNGHRRATGLSAYLRARGITQVFVAGLASDYCVYFSAKDARSEGFEVAVIEDASRGISAGSIAAAKADLLAQGVRFVQASEVLV
- a CDS encoding BLUF domain-containing protein, which translates into the protein MKSEPGGCYSIVYISTAIADFREADLLQLLKQARGFNEQAGITGVLMYSGGRFIQVLEGCPAAVRRLFARIAADPRHGCLEKLADGRVPQREYKEWYMSFAPPPTAADWRQLPGYLTPPQLVLAGLGTATQPLLSEFLAASTEMVLV
- a CDS encoding 2'-5' RNA ligase family protein produces the protein MSNFSPAPLILTLTLDEASQAFFDAQRKKYFPPKINYLNAHLTLFHALPGSEETAICAYLAEAAASQPAPLPLAVTGLKFMGRGVLYTLENPELPALHRRLQQRWQPWLSAQDQQGLRPHITVQNKVEPAVARTLLAELSAGFRPFTAQGTGLALWAYRGGPWERRQVFSFGSAQQLH
- a CDS encoding spore photoproduct lyase family protein, which codes for MQTNLFLPVLNAPEIARPLALPEAAAPRTHGAKLWLPQRVLFTPDALQEAYGQQILARAQALNLPIERLKSNRLTGLRGADERATYRTAKTTLAVVNAPAGALRLQPTPPSADYQLNLAEGCPAHCQYCYLAGSLSGPPVVRAFANLPKLLANTQAYERAGRPVSFEASCYTDVLGIEHLTGALAEAVRYFASREGGRLRFVSKYDHVESLLGLPHHGHTRARASLNAEPLVRQLEGGTASIEARIQALRRLALPVAQGGGGYPIGVVLAPIMPLPDWQQHYGALLDRLQAALDFDCDLTVEFITHRFTPGSKEVLLGWYPNTSLDLDESTRAVKRNKFGGLKYVYDLPTMKELKAWFYSEWQRRFPHAPVQYWT
- a CDS encoding alpha/beta fold hydrolase, coding for MEMNFIRRGTGKPLLLVHGIGGSWRSWQTILDGLAQEREVIAVDLPGFGDTPPLRGPVTIGTLADALTEFLRRHDLLGIDAAGSSMGARLVLELARRGGVLGAVVSLDPGGFWQGWEIPVFYHSVDLSTRLVRALQPAMPLLTGNAVTRTLLFAQFSAHPWQIPARAALDEMRSFAHAPSFDELLYNLAYGEVQQGAPKGSIPGSLVIGWGRQDKVCVPSQAPRALAKFPDARLYWFDHCGHFPQWDQPAEATRLILAATSGQPFQDSVVARHAPEQPKVPQAALVAGVAALVAAGAWLWLRKRQARG
- a CDS encoding cold-shock protein; its protein translation is MQTGTVKFFNETKGFGFIKVDSTGEDVFVHVTDLVNEIRENDKVQFEIAQGKKGPNAVKVSLV